The proteins below are encoded in one region of Pseudomonas entomophila L48:
- a CDS encoding LysR family transcriptional regulator, giving the protein MSLKALRTLVTIARHGTFARAADLLSLTPSAVSLHIKTLEDELQVALFDRSRRQVVLTEAGQLAVARAETILAAYEELADTLASGPGLRIGAIHTVLARRLPKALVWIKAHHPHLHISVVSGMSAELARRVEDGELDAAITTEPVSPYPQCLRYTPLFEDRFWAIASPELAGQSVTQLLAGQPFLRFDKRAWAGRQIEQELRRQHLQVSEQMELDSQEALARMAAMGLGVAIIPMADEDLERLPAATVLPFGEPQLTRRMVLLEHEKSQRRHLSAVLRTALED; this is encoded by the coding sequence GTGTCCCTCAAAGCCCTGCGTACCCTGGTGACCATCGCCCGCCATGGCACCTTCGCCCGCGCCGCCGACCTGCTGAGCCTGACACCGTCGGCGGTGAGCCTGCACATCAAGACCCTCGAGGACGAACTGCAGGTCGCCCTGTTCGACCGCAGCCGCCGCCAAGTCGTGCTGACCGAGGCCGGGCAACTGGCCGTGGCCCGCGCCGAAACCATCCTCGCCGCCTATGAGGAACTCGCCGACACCCTGGCCAGCGGCCCGGGCCTGCGCATCGGTGCGATCCACACCGTGCTGGCCCGGCGTCTGCCCAAGGCGCTGGTGTGGATCAAGGCCCATCACCCGCACCTGCACATCAGCGTGGTGTCGGGCATGTCGGCGGAACTGGCCCGGCGCGTCGAGGACGGCGAGCTGGATGCCGCGATCACCACCGAACCGGTCAGCCCCTATCCGCAGTGCCTGCGTTACACCCCGCTGTTCGAGGACCGTTTCTGGGCCATCGCCAGCCCGGAGTTGGCTGGGCAGAGTGTGACGCAATTGCTGGCCGGGCAACCCTTCCTGCGCTTCGACAAGCGCGCCTGGGCCGGCCGGCAGATCGAACAGGAGCTGCGCCGCCAGCATTTGCAAGTCAGCGAACAGATGGAGCTGGACAGCCAGGAGGCCTTGGCACGCATGGCGGCCATGGGCCTGGGGGTGGCGATCATTCCGATGGCCGACGAAGATCTGGAGCGCCTGCCGGCCGCCACCGTGCTGCCCTTCGGCGAGCCGCAGCTGACCCGCAGGATGGTGTTGCTGGAGCATGAGAAGAGCCAGCGCCGGCACCTGAGTGCGGTGCTGAGGACGGCGCTGGAGGATTGA
- a CDS encoding ABC transporter permease, which translates to MSGGFPEALQFSFAPWVNRLVDWLVLHYGDYLRGVSEQLLQLLVALENLLRLLPWWLLLLLVGGLAWHASRSLARAVALTLLLALIGVLGLWDKLLQTLALVLVSTSLCVLVGVPLGILLATRPLARRLLLPVLDVMQTLPAFVYLIPVLMLFGLGKVPAVFATLIYALPPLVRLTELGLAQIDPSLLKAAHGLGAGRWQRLSRIALPLALPSIMAGLNQSVMMALSMVVVASMIGARGLGEDVLAGIQTLNVGQGMEAGLAIVALAMVIDRISQAYGRKRR; encoded by the coding sequence GTGAGCGGTGGCTTTCCCGAAGCCCTGCAATTCTCCTTCGCGCCCTGGGTCAACCGCCTGGTCGACTGGCTGGTGCTGCACTACGGCGATTACTTGCGTGGTGTCTCCGAGCAACTGCTGCAACTGCTGGTGGCGCTGGAGAACCTGCTGCGCCTGCTGCCCTGGTGGCTGTTGCTGCTGCTGGTGGGGGGGCTGGCCTGGCACGCCAGCCGCAGCCTGGCGCGGGCCGTGGCGCTGACGCTGCTGCTGGCCCTGATCGGCGTGCTGGGGCTGTGGGACAAGCTGTTGCAGACCCTCGCCCTGGTGCTGGTCAGCACCAGCCTGTGCGTGCTGGTCGGCGTGCCCCTGGGCATCCTGCTGGCTACCCGGCCGCTGGCCCGGCGCCTGTTGCTGCCGGTACTGGACGTGATGCAGACCCTCCCGGCCTTCGTCTACCTGATCCCGGTGCTGATGCTGTTCGGCCTGGGCAAGGTGCCAGCGGTGTTCGCCACCCTGATCTACGCCCTGCCGCCATTGGTGCGCCTGACCGAGCTGGGTCTGGCGCAGATCGACCCTTCTTTGCTGAAGGCCGCCCATGGCCTGGGCGCCGGTCGCTGGCAGCGGCTGTCGCGCATCGCCCTGCCCTTGGCCCTGCCGAGCATCATGGCCGGGCTCAACCAGTCAGTGATGATGGCCCTGTCGATGGTGGTGGTGGCGTCGATGATCGGCGCCCGGGGGTTGGGCGAGGATGTGCTGGCCGGTATCCAGACGCTCAATGTCGGCCAGGGCATGGAGGCCGGGCTGGCCATCGTCGCGCTGGCCATGGTGATCGACCGGATCAGCCAGGCCTATGGCCGCAAGCGTCGCTGA
- a CDS encoding ABC transporter substrate-binding protein: MKKIPTLLAGLLLALGLATTDSAAAAKQPAPIHFGAIGWESGALTTEILRFIVEHGYGYPTDTLPGSTVSMEVALARNDLQVIAEEWAGRSPAWVKAEQAGQVFALGDTVKNAEEGWWVPAYVIKGDAARNLKALAPDLHHVADLKRYPEVFKDPEAPGKGRFLNSPSGWTSETVNSQKLKAYGLDGLYNNFRSGSGAALDAEIAAQIRLGKPVLFYYWSPTPLIGRYDLVRLEEPPFDASAWATLTDAANPNPKGSRSLPAKLSIGVSKAFHDTHPELVALFEKVDLPIDLLNKALARMSELRQKPREAALTFLRDHPEVWKAWLPADSAAKVEAAL, translated from the coding sequence ATGAAAAAGATCCCCACCCTGCTGGCCGGCCTGCTGCTCGCCTTGGGCCTGGCCACCACCGACTCCGCCGCAGCCGCCAAGCAACCGGCGCCCATCCACTTCGGTGCCATCGGTTGGGAAAGCGGCGCCCTGACCACCGAGATCCTGCGCTTCATCGTCGAGCACGGTTACGGCTACCCCACCGATACACTCCCCGGCAGTACCGTCAGCATGGAAGTGGCCCTGGCCCGCAACGACCTGCAGGTGATCGCCGAGGAATGGGCCGGCCGCAGCCCGGCCTGGGTCAAGGCCGAACAGGCCGGCCAGGTGTTCGCCCTGGGCGACACGGTGAAGAACGCCGAGGAAGGCTGGTGGGTGCCGGCCTATGTGATCAAGGGCGACGCCGCGCGCAACCTCAAGGCACTGGCGCCCGACCTGCACCACGTCGCGGATCTCAAGCGTTACCCCGAAGTGTTCAAGGACCCCGAGGCCCCCGGCAAGGGCCGCTTCCTCAACAGCCCCAGCGGCTGGACCTCCGAGACCGTCAACAGCCAGAAACTCAAGGCCTATGGTCTTGACGGCCTGTACAACAATTTCCGCAGCGGCTCCGGCGCCGCCCTCGATGCCGAGATCGCGGCGCAGATCCGCCTGGGCAAGCCGGTGCTGTTCTACTACTGGAGCCCGACCCCACTGATAGGCCGATATGATCTGGTGCGCCTGGAAGAGCCGCCATTCGACGCCAGCGCCTGGGCCACCCTCACCGATGCCGCCAACCCCAACCCGAAGGGCAGCCGCTCGTTGCCGGCCAAGCTCTCGATTGGCGTGTCGAAGGCGTTCCACGACACCCATCCTGAACTGGTCGCCCTGTTCGAGAAGGTCGATCTGCCCATCGACCTGCTGAACAAGGCACTGGCAAGGATGAGCGAGTTACGCCAGAAGCCACGCGAGGCGGCGCTCACCTTCCTGCGCGACCACCCTGAAGTGTGGAAAGCCTGGCTGCCGGCCGACAGTGCCGCCAAGGTCGAGGCCGCCCTGTGA